One part of the Lachnospiraceae bacterium JLR.KK002 genome encodes these proteins:
- the rpe gene encoding ribulose-phosphate 3-epimerase, protein MKKVLAASVLSADFAELGKDVLEAVKAGVDYIHIDVMDGRFVPEISFGLPVVTSLRSLTDAVFDVHLMVEEPGRHIEKFAAAGADIICVHAEACVHLHRVVQQIRACGKKAAVALNPATSPETVRYLLSDLDMVLQMTVNPGYGGQKYITCCDRKIRMLRNMIEEEGLPVRVEVDGGVNPLNIGSIAECGADTFVAGSSIFEGNISENVRKLRNAM, encoded by the coding sequence GTGAAAAAGGTGTTGGCGGCGTCTGTGCTGTCCGCAGATTTTGCGGAACTTGGAAAAGACGTTCTGGAAGCAGTAAAAGCGGGGGTGGACTATATACATATTGATGTTATGGACGGCAGGTTCGTACCGGAGATTTCTTTTGGGCTTCCTGTGGTGACGTCTCTGCGGTCTCTGACAGACGCGGTATTCGACGTACATCTGATGGTAGAAGAACCAGGGCGGCATATCGAAAAATTTGCAGCGGCGGGAGCGGATATCATCTGTGTTCACGCGGAGGCCTGTGTGCATCTGCATCGGGTTGTTCAGCAGATTCGCGCCTGCGGAAAAAAGGCTGCGGTGGCGCTGAATCCTGCAACATCCCCGGAAACCGTCAGGTATCTGCTTTCTGATCTGGACATGGTGCTGCAGATGACAGTGAATCCCGGATACGGGGGACAGAAATATATAACCTGTTGCGACCGGAAAATCCGTATGCTGCGGAACATGATTGAAGAAGAAGGGCTGCCGGTCAGAGTGGAAGTGGACGGGGGTGTAAATCCCTTAAACATCGGAAGTATTGCAGAATGCGGAGCAGATACTTTTGTGGCCGGCTCCTCCATATTCGAAGGAAATATTTCAGAAAATGTAAGAAAACTCAGAAACGCAATGTAG
- the rpiB gene encoding ribose 5-phosphate isomerase B, with protein MAKVIGIGNDHAAVELKQEIQKFLEEKGCRVINYGTDTTESCDYPVYGARVGRAVAEGEVDAGVLICGTGAGISIAANKVKGVRAVVCSEPVTARLTKEHNNTNIIAFGARIVGAETAKAIVTAWLEAEYEGNGRHEKRVGMIHDIEG; from the coding sequence ATGGCAAAGGTAATCGGTATCGGGAATGATCATGCAGCAGTGGAGCTGAAGCAGGAAATTCAGAAATTTCTGGAGGAAAAGGGCTGCAGGGTTATCAATTACGGAACAGATACCACAGAAAGCTGCGACTATCCTGTCTACGGAGCACGTGTCGGCAGGGCAGTGGCAGAAGGAGAGGTGGACGCCGGCGTACTTATCTGCGGAACCGGAGCAGGGATTTCCATTGCCGCAAACAAGGTAAAAGGGGTAAGGGCTGTCGTCTGCAGCGAGCCGGTGACAGCAAGGCTTACCAAAGAACATAACAATACGAATATCATTGCGTTTGGAGCCCGGATTGTGGGGGCGGAAACAGCAAAGGCCATTGTAACCGCATGGCTGGAAGCAGAATATGAAGGAAATGGACGCCATGAAAAAAGAGTCGGTATGATTCATGATATAGAAGGCTGA
- a CDS encoding FGGY-family carbohydrate kinase, producing MAKYLMGIDAGTGSVRVALFDLRGQNRAYDIQEYATTYPRNGWAEQDDRGWWEALKKAIPECIKKAGVDVEDIVALTCDATTNTIVFLDENDETVRTPILWMDVRATEEAAEIDRLGDKYAATRFYKPNSRADIMVPKCMWMKKHEPENWAKTKTLFEFEDWMNWKLTGKKTVCMSIAAFRWHYDDANGGYPLDFYHACGLDDMVEKFPEEILRVGEVIGPVSPEAAREFGLSEKTIVVQGTADCNACMFGVGGVKPNGMTLIGGTSTCLLGLSPEDFHEAGVNGTYPNCMYEGTSLLEGGQTAAGSILTWFRNNLLPGSWMEEAINREMNIYDLISEKASEVPIGSEGLVMMDYFQGNRAPYSDSKARGMFWGLSIGTTTAHMARAVFEGVAYGANHCIVSMKNAGYEVNEIYACGGLATSPFWMQMHADIIGVPMYTTVENQSAGCLGDCMIAGVGAGIFKDFEEAAEKMVRIDRKYIPNEEAHKEYQFYMERYMETWPQMKTVVHKTVEHNSLAQAG from the coding sequence ATGGCAAAATATTTAATGGGGATTGATGCAGGAACAGGAAGCGTGCGGGTGGCGCTGTTTGATCTGAGAGGCCAGAACCGGGCCTATGATATTCAGGAGTATGCTACCACCTATCCGAGAAACGGATGGGCAGAGCAGGACGACAGGGGCTGGTGGGAGGCCCTCAAAAAGGCCATACCGGAATGTATCAAAAAAGCCGGCGTGGATGTGGAGGATATTGTCGCACTGACCTGTGACGCCACAACCAATACCATTGTTTTTCTGGATGAGAACGACGAAACGGTGCGCACTCCGATTCTGTGGATGGATGTCCGCGCTACGGAAGAAGCGGCGGAAATTGACAGGCTGGGAGATAAATATGCGGCCACAAGATTTTACAAGCCTAACAGCCGGGCGGATATTATGGTTCCAAAATGCATGTGGATGAAAAAGCATGAACCGGAAAACTGGGCGAAAACCAAAACGCTGTTTGAGTTTGAAGACTGGATGAACTGGAAGCTGACAGGCAAAAAAACGGTCTGCATGTCTATTGCCGCATTCCGCTGGCATTATGATGACGCCAACGGAGGATATCCGCTGGACTTCTATCATGCCTGCGGCCTGGATGACATGGTGGAAAAATTCCCGGAAGAAATCCTTCGTGTGGGCGAGGTCATCGGGCCGGTCAGCCCGGAGGCTGCCAGAGAGTTTGGCCTGAGCGAAAAAACAATTGTGGTACAGGGAACGGCAGACTGCAACGCATGTATGTTTGGCGTGGGCGGTGTAAAACCGAATGGCATGACGCTGATTGGCGGAACGTCCACCTGTCTGCTGGGGCTTTCTCCGGAAGATTTTCATGAAGCAGGTGTGAACGGGACGTATCCCAACTGTATGTATGAGGGAACCAGCCTTCTGGAAGGCGGTCAGACAGCGGCAGGCTCCATTCTGACCTGGTTCCGGAATAACCTGCTTCCAGGTTCCTGGATGGAAGAAGCAATAAACAGAGAGATGAATATTTATGACCTGATTTCTGAAAAAGCATCGGAAGTTCCAATCGGAAGCGAAGGACTGGTGATGATGGATTATTTTCAGGGGAACCGCGCCCCTTATTCCGATTCCAAAGCGAGAGGCATGTTCTGGGGACTGTCCATTGGAACAACGACAGCTCATATGGCGAGAGCCGTGTTTGAGGGAGTTGCCTATGGTGCAAACCACTGTATTGTCAGCATGAAAAACGCGGGATACGAGGTGAATGAAATTTATGCCTGCGGCGGTCTGGCAACATCTCCTTTCTGGATGCAGATGCATGCGGATATTATCGGAGTTCCCATGTATACTACCGTGGAAAATCAGAGTGCAGGCTGTCTGGGAGACTGTATGATTGCAGGGGTAGGAGCAGGAATCTTCAAAGATTTTGAGGAAGCTGCAGAAAAGATGGTGCGTATTGACCGGAAATATATTCCCAATGAGGAAGCCCATAAAGAATACCAGTTCTATATGGAACGTTACATGGAGACCTGGCCTCAGATGAAAACTGTGGTTCATAAGACCGTGGAACATAACAGTCTTGCGCAGGCAGGGTGA
- a CDS encoding transketolase C-terminal domain-containing protein — MSEVKKIATRVSYGEALVELGREHEDVVVLDADLAAATKTGTFKKAFPERFFDCGIAESNLMGVAAGIAAAGMVPFASSFAMFAAGRAFEQIRNSIGYPHLNVKIGATHAGISVGEDGATHQCNEDIALMRTIPGMTIISPADDVEAKAAVKAAYELEGPVYLRFGRLAVPVINDNPDYRFEIGKGVVLREGTDLTIVATGLCVSSALDAADLLAAEGISVRVINIHTIKPLDEEILIRAAEETGKIVTVEEHSVIGGLGGAVCEVLSEKHPAKIKRIGINDVYGESGPAAKLIEKYGLDGKGIYREIKTIL, encoded by the coding sequence ATGTCAGAAGTAAAGAAGATTGCCACCAGGGTCAGTTATGGGGAAGCCCTTGTGGAACTGGGCAGAGAGCATGAGGATGTGGTGGTTCTGGATGCGGACCTTGCAGCCGCTACGAAAACAGGGACATTTAAAAAAGCCTTTCCGGAACGTTTTTTCGACTGCGGAATTGCAGAATCCAATCTGATGGGTGTGGCGGCAGGAATCGCCGCGGCAGGAATGGTACCCTTTGCCAGCAGTTTTGCCATGTTTGCCGCAGGACGGGCCTTTGAACAGATACGTAATTCCATTGGTTATCCCCATCTGAATGTAAAAATCGGAGCTACCCATGCAGGAATTTCCGTGGGAGAAGACGGGGCTACCCATCAGTGCAACGAAGACATTGCCCTGATGCGGACCATTCCCGGAATGACCATTATCAGTCCGGCGGACGATGTGGAAGCAAAAGCGGCAGTGAAAGCGGCTTATGAACTGGAAGGCCCGGTGTATCTGAGATTCGGACGGCTTGCTGTTCCGGTGATTAATGATAACCCCGATTACAGATTTGAAATTGGAAAAGGAGTGGTTCTGCGGGAGGGTACGGATTTGACGATTGTAGCGACCGGACTCTGTGTAAGTTCCGCACTGGATGCGGCAGACCTTCTTGCAGCAGAAGGCATTTCTGTAAGAGTTATTAATATACATACCATCAAGCCTCTGGATGAAGAAATTCTGATTCGGGCGGCAGAAGAAACCGGAAAAATTGTCACTGTGGAAGAGCACTCAGTCATTGGAGGCCTTGGAGGGGCAGTGTGCGAAGTGCTGAGCGAAAAACATCCGGCAAAAATAAAGCGGATTGGTATCAACGATGTATATGGGGAATCCGGCCCGGCGGCGAAGCTGATTGAAAAATACGGACTGGATGGTAAGGGGATTTACAGAGAAATAAAAACCATACTGTGA
- a CDS encoding transketolase, with the protein MNRLELQKMANEVRKGIIESVHAAKAGHPGGSLSAAEIFTYLYFAEMNVNPECPKDPERDRFVLSKGHTAPGLYAALAQKGYFPVEDLLTLRQIGSHLQGHPCRQHTPGIDMSSGSLGQGISAACGMALAGKLQKKSYRVYTLLGDGELEEGQVWEAAMFAAAKKLDNLVVIVDNNGLQIDGPVEEVNSPYPIDKKFESFQFHVINVADGNDFAQLEAAFREARETRGVPTAIIAKTVKGKGVSFMENQVSWHGTAPDDGQYETAMEELKKAGEALCQK; encoded by the coding sequence ATGAACAGATTAGAACTTCAGAAAATGGCAAACGAAGTGAGAAAAGGCATTATCGAGAGCGTTCATGCAGCAAAGGCGGGACATCCGGGCGGCTCCCTGTCTGCCGCAGAGATTTTTACATATCTGTATTTTGCGGAAATGAATGTGAATCCGGAATGTCCCAAAGACCCGGAACGGGATCGCTTTGTCCTGTCAAAAGGCCATACGGCGCCGGGACTCTACGCGGCGCTGGCACAGAAAGGGTATTTTCCGGTAGAAGACCTTCTGACACTGCGTCAGATTGGTTCTCATTTGCAGGGACATCCCTGCAGACAGCATACGCCCGGCATTGACATGTCCAGCGGCTCTCTGGGACAGGGGATTTCCGCAGCCTGCGGCATGGCTCTTGCCGGAAAGCTGCAGAAAAAGTCTTACCGGGTATATACCCTTCTGGGAGACGGTGAACTGGAAGAAGGTCAGGTATGGGAAGCAGCCATGTTTGCCGCTGCCAAAAAACTGGATAATCTGGTGGTAATTGTGGACAACAACGGACTCCAGATTGACGGGCCTGTGGAAGAAGTAAATTCACCATATCCCATAGATAAAAAATTTGAATCTTTTCAGTTCCATGTGATTAATGTGGCAGATGGAAATGATTTTGCGCAGCTTGAGGCAGCTTTTCGGGAAGCCAGGGAGACCAGAGGCGTTCCCACTGCTATCATAGCAAAAACCGTAAAGGGCAAAGGCGTTTCTTTTATGGAAAACCAGGTGTCCTGGCACGGAACTGCGCCAGATGACGGGCAGTATGAGACAGCCATGGAAGAACTGAAGAAAGCGGGGGAAGCATTATGTCAGAAGTAA
- the fsa gene encoding fructose-6-phosphate aldolase yields the protein MRFFIDTANVEDIKKANDMGVICGVTTNPSLIAKEGRDFKEVIAEIAGIVDGPISGEVKATTTDAEGMIAEGREIAKIHPNMVVKIPMTAEGLKACKALTAEGIKTNVTLVFHANQALLAARAGATYVSPFLGRLDDINVRGVDLIQEIAQIFKIAGIETQIIAASVRNPIHVTDCALAGADIATVPYKVIETMTKHPLTDAGIVKFQEDYRAVFGA from the coding sequence ATGAGATTTTTTATTGATACTGCCAATGTGGAAGATATTAAAAAAGCCAATGACATGGGAGTGATTTGCGGCGTTACCACCAATCCTTCCCTGATTGCAAAGGAAGGCCGGGATTTTAAAGAAGTTATTGCAGAGATTGCGGGAATTGTGGACGGGCCCATCAGCGGAGAGGTAAAAGCCACCACTACGGACGCGGAAGGCATGATTGCGGAAGGCCGGGAAATTGCAAAAATCCATCCCAACATGGTAGTGAAAATTCCCATGACCGCCGAAGGGCTGAAAGCCTGCAAAGCCCTGACTGCCGAAGGAATCAAAACAAATGTGACTCTGGTATTCCATGCAAATCAGGCTCTCCTGGCAGCCAGAGCGGGAGCTACTTATGTATCTCCGTTCCTGGGACGTCTGGACGACATCAATGTCCGGGGCGTGGATCTGATTCAGGAAATCGCGCAGATTTTTAAAATTGCGGGAATTGAGACGCAGATTATTGCAGCCAGTGTGCGCAACCCCATCCATGTGACGGACTGTGCCCTTGCCGGCGCAGATATTGCAACCGTTCCTTATAAAGTAATCGAAACCATGACGAAACACCCTCTGACAGATGCGGGAATAGTAAAATTCCAGGAAGATTACCGGGCTGTTTTTGGGGCATAA
- a CDS encoding RpiB/LacA/LacB family sugar-phosphate isomerase, whose amino-acid sequence MKIVFGCDPNAAEFKEELMEYVKELGHEVTDFGSEDPIYANVAIKCAQAVAAKEFDRGIVVCGTGIGVSIAANKVKGAYAACIHDVYQAQRAELSNHANIITMGAQVVGIQLAKMMVKEYLSCTFDENGRSGDKVQRIVDFEKGA is encoded by the coding sequence ATGAAAATAGTATTCGGCTGCGACCCAAACGCCGCAGAATTTAAAGAGGAACTGATGGAATATGTAAAAGAGCTTGGCCATGAGGTGACAGATTTCGGAAGCGAAGATCCCATTTACGCGAACGTAGCCATAAAATGTGCCCAGGCGGTAGCTGCAAAAGAATTCGACCGTGGAATTGTGGTATGCGGAACAGGAATCGGGGTTTCCATTGCGGCTAACAAGGTGAAAGGCGCATATGCAGCCTGCATTCATGATGTGTATCAGGCCCAGCGGGCGGAACTTTCCAACCACGCCAATATTATTACCATGGGAGCTCAGGTGGTAGGTATCCAGCTTGCAAAAATGATGGTAAAAGAATATCTGTCCTGTACCTTTGATGAGAACGGAAGATCCGGAGACAAAGTACAGAGAATTGTTGATTTTGAAAAGGGGGCGTAA
- a CDS encoding HAD-IIA family hydrolase yields MMKKKDALKGVKLFVLDMDGTVYLGDRMIEGSLEFIRAVEKMEDRDYIFFTNNASKVPSIYVEKLHKLGLDVTEDKIVTAGDVCAEFLEVNYPGASVYLNGTPLLEENWQQRGIHLVEENPDVAVQSFDTTLTYEKLDKICHYVRNGVPFIATHMDTNCPTEYGFMPDCGAMCRLITESTGIEPRFLGKPWKETVDMITEITGYHTEEIAFVGDRLYTDVATGVNNGAKGFLVLTGEATMQTVEESGTVPTCIYDSLGEMKNYL; encoded by the coding sequence ATGATGAAGAAAAAAGATGCTCTGAAAGGAGTAAAACTGTTTGTTCTGGATATGGACGGTACGGTTTACCTGGGGGATCGGATGATTGAAGGTTCTCTGGAATTTATCCGGGCTGTGGAAAAGATGGAAGACCGCGATTATATTTTCTTTACCAACAATGCTTCCAAGGTACCTTCCATATATGTGGAAAAGCTCCATAAGCTGGGGCTGGATGTGACGGAAGATAAAATTGTGACAGCCGGAGACGTCTGCGCAGAATTTCTGGAAGTAAATTATCCGGGAGCGAGCGTATATCTGAATGGCACGCCCCTTCTGGAAGAAAACTGGCAGCAGCGGGGCATCCATCTTGTGGAGGAAAATCCCGATGTGGCGGTACAGAGCTTTGACACGACGCTGACTTATGAAAAGCTGGATAAAATCTGTCACTATGTCCGCAATGGAGTTCCCTTTATCGCCACCCACATGGATACCAACTGTCCTACGGAATATGGATTTATGCCGGACTGCGGAGCCATGTGCAGGCTGATTACGGAATCCACCGGAATTGAGCCCCGGTTTCTGGGAAAACCCTGGAAAGAAACCGTAGATATGATTACGGAGATTACGGGGTATCACACAGAAGAAATTGCTTTTGTAGGCGATCGCCTGTATACAGATGTAGCTACAGGTGTAAACAACGGGGCAAAAGGATTTTTGGTGCTGACCGGGGAAGCCACCATGCAGACGGTAGAAGAATCGGGCACAGTGCCCACCTGTATCTATGATTCACTGGGAGAAATGAAAAATTATTTGTAG
- a CDS encoding sn-glycerol-1-phosphate dehydrogenase, whose amino-acid sequence MNEILNMSINEMPRTEFDCSCGRHHNFSVHDMVIRKGAIEELPKVAAPFKNEKILVVFDQNTYKVAGQKAVELLKNDGFHLKELLFDSGDDILIPDESVVGRILQEQDPDVKLMIAVGSGVINDSVKYVTSRTGLPYIIVATAPSMDGYVADGAPLISAGYKYSYDAHLTYGLIGDTDILQTAPDDLIQAGFGDVVGKITAIVDWDLAVKANNDYRCDTCVELVNRALDKCFSKAAGLKTRDAEALGALLEALTLTGVAMALVNMSRPASGAEHMLSHFWEMDFIARGLNPNHHGIQVGVATPVIARFFEEMKDMLPEGTARLCPSHQEIEELLRKGGAPADPKEIGIERDLFHQSLLEGWKVRPRYSILQYAKEKGRLEEIAEKITKEIYG is encoded by the coding sequence ATGAACGAGATTTTAAACATGAGCATTAACGAAATGCCCCGGACAGAATTTGACTGTTCCTGCGGCCGCCATCACAATTTCAGCGTCCATGATATGGTCATCCGAAAAGGAGCCATAGAGGAACTGCCGAAAGTGGCAGCACCTTTCAAAAATGAAAAAATTCTGGTTGTCTTTGACCAGAATACATATAAGGTGGCAGGACAGAAAGCGGTGGAACTTCTGAAAAATGACGGATTCCATCTGAAAGAGCTGTTGTTTGATTCCGGCGATGATATTCTGATTCCCGATGAATCCGTGGTGGGGCGGATTCTGCAGGAACAGGATCCGGATGTGAAACTGATGATTGCAGTGGGGTCCGGTGTCATCAATGATTCCGTAAAATATGTAACTTCACGTACCGGGCTGCCCTATATCATTGTAGCTACCGCGCCTTCCATGGACGGATACGTGGCAGACGGAGCGCCGCTGATTTCCGCCGGATATAAATATTCCTATGACGCTCATCTGACTTACGGACTGATTGGCGACACAGATATTTTACAGACTGCTCCCGATGATCTGATTCAGGCAGGATTCGGCGATGTGGTGGGAAAAATCACTGCAATTGTGGACTGGGATCTGGCAGTGAAAGCCAACAACGATTACCGCTGCGATACCTGCGTGGAACTGGTAAACCGGGCGCTGGACAAATGCTTCTCAAAGGCGGCAGGACTGAAGACGAGAGATGCGGAAGCTCTGGGAGCGTTGCTGGAGGCGCTGACCCTGACCGGAGTGGCCATGGCCCTTGTAAATATGTCAAGGCCGGCTTCCGGTGCGGAACATATGCTGTCCCATTTCTGGGAAATGGATTTTATTGCCAGAGGCCTGAATCCCAATCATCATGGCATTCAGGTGGGGGTTGCAACACCGGTGATTGCAAGATTTTTCGAGGAAATGAAAGATATGCTGCCGGAAGGAACTGCCCGGCTCTGTCCGTCTCATCAGGAGATTGAGGAACTGCTGAGAAAAGGAGGCGCACCGGCAGACCCGAAGGAAATCGGCATTGAGCGCGATTTGTTCCATCAGAGCCTTCTGGAAGGGTGGAAAGTACGTCCCCGTTATTCCATCCTGCAGTATGCGAAAGAAAAGGGACGTCTGGAAGAAATCGCAGAGAAGATTACAAAAGAAATTTATGGATAA
- a CDS encoding ribulokinase: MGKYAIGVDYGTLSVRSLLVDINTGEEVASSVYEYPHGVMEERIPSGAALAPGWALQDPQDYLDGLIATVKSVVSQKEIFPEEVVGIGVDFTSSTVMSVKSDMTPMCQLEEFKNEPHAYVKLWKHHGAEQEAQFIDQVIKERGEKWIDLYGGKVSSEWMIPKVLETLRNAPEVYKQADGMMEALDWVIWKMTGVETRSACGAGYKAFYRHDTGYPTREFFRALDPAMENFVEEKMNAPVKSIGETAGYLCPSMAERMGLLEGTPVGTGIIDAHASLPGCGIGKTGEMMIIVGTSSCHMMLSEIEAGIEGVGGLVKDGIMPGYFGYEAGQCCVGDHFAWFVDNCVPESYWLEARDKGISVHQLLTQKLEGYKAGQSGLVALDWFNGVRSPLMDFNLNGLIMGMNLLTKPEEIYLALIEATAYGTRMIIESFEKAGVKVDSVVLSGGIPVKNSMLVQVYSDICKRSIRVSASTQASALGAAILGIAAAGEEVTGYKNASDIARKIGKLHEKVYTPNPENAAVYDRLYMEYVTLHEYFGKGANDVMKRLNRIREEQREK, encoded by the coding sequence ATGGGTAAATATGCAATTGGAGTGGATTATGGAACATTGTCAGTCAGATCTCTGCTGGTGGATATCAACACAGGGGAAGAAGTTGCCAGCAGCGTGTATGAGTATCCTCACGGGGTGATGGAAGAACGGATTCCGTCGGGAGCCGCACTGGCGCCGGGGTGGGCCCTGCAGGACCCGCAGGATTATCTGGACGGACTGATTGCAACGGTGAAATCTGTTGTTTCCCAGAAAGAAATTTTTCCGGAGGAAGTGGTGGGCATCGGCGTTGATTTTACTTCTTCTACGGTTATGTCGGTGAAAAGCGACATGACCCCCATGTGTCAGCTGGAAGAATTTAAGAATGAGCCTCATGCATATGTCAAACTGTGGAAACATCACGGGGCAGAACAGGAGGCACAGTTCATCGACCAGGTGATTAAAGAACGCGGTGAAAAGTGGATTGATTTATACGGCGGAAAGGTTTCCAGCGAGTGGATGATTCCCAAAGTCCTTGAGACCCTGCGCAATGCGCCGGAAGTATACAAACAGGCTGACGGAATGATGGAGGCCCTGGACTGGGTGATCTGGAAAATGACCGGGGTGGAAACCAGAAGCGCCTGCGGCGCGGGATATAAGGCCTTTTACCGCCATGATACCGGATATCCCACCAGAGAATTTTTTCGGGCGCTGGATCCGGCCATGGAAAATTTTGTGGAAGAAAAAATGAATGCCCCTGTCAAATCCATTGGAGAAACAGCGGGATATCTCTGTCCGTCCATGGCAGAACGGATGGGGCTGCTGGAAGGAACCCCTGTGGGCACCGGCATTATTGACGCCCATGCCTCGCTGCCCGGATGCGGAATCGGAAAAACGGGTGAAATGATGATTATTGTGGGAACCTCCTCCTGCCATATGATGCTTTCCGAGATAGAAGCGGGTATTGAGGGAGTCGGCGGTCTGGTAAAAGACGGAATTATGCCCGGATATTTTGGATATGAAGCAGGCCAGTGCTGCGTTGGAGATCATTTTGCCTGGTTTGTGGATAACTGCGTGCCGGAAAGCTACTGGCTGGAAGCAAGAGATAAAGGAATTTCCGTTCATCAGTTATTAACACAGAAACTGGAAGGATATAAGGCCGGTCAGAGCGGGCTGGTGGCCCTTGACTGGTTTAACGGGGTTCGCTCTCCATTGATGGATTTTAACCTGAACGGGCTGATTATGGGCATGAATCTTCTGACAAAACCGGAAGAAATCTATCTGGCCTTAATAGAAGCCACAGCTTACGGAACCAGAATGATTATAGAATCCTTTGAAAAAGCAGGGGTAAAGGTGGATTCCGTTGTGTTAAGCGGCGGAATACCGGTGAAAAACAGTATGCTGGTTCAGGTGTATTCTGACATCTGCAAACGCAGTATCAGGGTTTCTGCAAGCACCCAGGCCAGTGCTCTGGGAGCAGCCATTCTTGGCATTGCAGCGGCAGGAGAAGAAGTGACCGGATATAAAAACGCCAGTGATATAGCCCGGAAAATCGGAAAACTTCATGAAAAAGTTTATACGCCAAATCCGGAAAATGCAGCAGTTTATGACAGGCTTTACATGGAATATGTGACACTTCACGAATATTTTGGAAAGGGCGCAAATGATGTGATGAAGCGTCTGAACAGAATACGCGAAGAACAGAGAGAAAAATAA
- a CDS encoding sn-glycerol-1-phosphate dehydrogenase, giving the protein MTQSIQLEQYLGKPMACSCGHEHRTMLKKIDIEKGALKRLPGLIQEMGYAHVFMVCDVNTWEAAGKAVEELLCSRGIDHKYLVIQEKELVPDEKAAGTVITAFPGKTDLILAVGSGTLNDLCKFISFQVGVDYMVCATAPSMDGFASVGAALITNHVKTTYDAHVPVAIIGDTEVLSQAPMEMIVAGLGDILGKYTCLMDWKMAHLIEGEYYCEKIADMVRQAVTVVAEQSSRIKDRNPEAVKAITEALVLTGVAMSFVGNSRPASGSEHHLSHYWEMQFQMEGKKPVLHGIKVGVGLLTVLNMYRRLAQEKVDFSALKELEFDKDAWKAKVCECYKDAAEGILALEEECGKNSQRKRLKRLERLEEVWPELVSLISEELPDSEEMRQMLEEPGAPVTPQQIGISMKQVKDGIILAKEVRNRFTILQILWDLGLLEQYADDMETYFQKSC; this is encoded by the coding sequence ATGACACAATCCATTCAGTTAGAGCAGTATCTTGGAAAACCCATGGCATGCAGCTGCGGCCATGAACACAGAACGATGCTGAAAAAAATTGATATTGAGAAAGGAGCCCTTAAGAGGCTTCCGGGCCTTATTCAGGAAATGGGCTACGCACATGTCTTCATGGTATGTGATGTGAATACCTGGGAGGCAGCCGGAAAAGCAGTGGAAGAGCTGCTTTGCAGCAGGGGGATTGACCATAAGTACCTGGTTATTCAGGAAAAAGAACTGGTTCCGGATGAAAAGGCGGCAGGAACGGTAATAACAGCGTTTCCAGGAAAAACAGACCTGATACTTGCTGTGGGTTCAGGGACTTTGAATGACCTCTGTAAATTTATCAGCTTCCAGGTTGGAGTGGACTATATGGTCTGTGCAACAGCTCCTTCCATGGACGGCTTTGCTTCCGTGGGGGCGGCGTTGATTACAAACCATGTGAAGACAACTTATGACGCCCATGTGCCGGTGGCCATTATCGGAGATACGGAAGTGCTTTCACAGGCGCCCATGGAAATGATTGTGGCAGGGCTTGGAGATATCCTTGGAAAATACACCTGCCTGATGGACTGGAAAATGGCTCATCTGATTGAAGGGGAATATTACTGTGAAAAAATTGCGGATATGGTAAGGCAGGCGGTGACAGTTGTGGCAGAACAGAGCAGCCGGATCAAAGACAGAAATCCGGAGGCCGTAAAAGCAATCACAGAAGCACTGGTCCTTACCGGAGTGGCCATGAGCTTTGTGGGCAATTCCCGTCCGGCTTCCGGCAGTGAGCACCATCTTTCACATTACTGGGAAATGCAGTTCCAGATGGAAGGAAAGAAGCCGGTCCTGCACGGAATCAAGGTTGGGGTCGGCCTTCTGACGGTACTGAACATGTACCGCAGGCTGGCACAGGAAAAGGTGGACTTTTCCGCTCTGAAAGAGCTGGAATTTGACAAAGATGCCTGGAAAGCAAAAGTATGTGAATGTTATAAGGACGCTGCAGAGGGAATCCTTGCACTGGAAGAAGAATGCGGGAAAAACAGCCAGAGGAAACGTCTGAAGCGTCTGGAACGGCTGGAAGAAGTGTGGCCGGAGCTGGTTTCGCTGATTTCGGAAGAACTTCCTGACTCGGAAGAAATGAGACAGATGCTGGAAGAACCTGGCGCGCCTGTTACCCCCCAGCAGATTGGAATTTCCATGAAACAGGTAAAAGACGGGATTATCCTTGCCAAAGAAGTGCGGAACCGTTTCACAATCCTGCAGATTCTGTGGGATCTGGGGCTGCTGGAACAATACGCAGATGATATGGAAACATATTTTCAGAAGAGCTGCTGA